One genomic window of Octopus bimaculoides isolate UCB-OBI-ISO-001 chromosome 2, ASM119413v2, whole genome shotgun sequence includes the following:
- the LOC106867960 gene encoding 39S ribosomal protein L10, mitochondrial, translated as MAALCNVRNKIFQPLFSQVRHRKSFDVRKPPPPSVIHRLIKEVTAPLEVYRPMPMADQCYIGKLTQYASNKQLNRYEEFMLEQVRKRLKSQRLLLIYHHLPMTAAEKKTMQYQISTQGFKLFYANTKLMKTALAETRWANLCQSITQFTCFISSESLKVSDLLKCTHSMAKLILLGGAIENHLLTRDGVVAFSKLSLENVQSQLVGLLASNSATASSLLDHHQRQLVANLKQLSIQDSQD; from the exons ATGGCGGCTCTTTGTAACGTCCGAA acaaaatatttcaaccaCTCTTCAGCCAAGTACGTCACAGAAAAAGTTTTGATGTGCGCAAGCCTCCTCCTCCATCCGTAATACATCGTTTAATAAAAGAAGTAACAGCACCACTTGAAGTCTATAGACCAATGCCTATGGCTGATCAGTGCTATATTGGAAAACTCACCCAATATGCTTCCAACAAACAG ctGAACAGATATGAAGAGTTTATGTTGGAACAGGTCAGGAAAAGACTGAAATCACAGCGGTTACTCTTGATTTATCATCATTTACCTATGACAGCTGCAGAGAAGAAAACCATGCAATACCAGATCTCCACTCAAGGCTTCAAATTATTTTATGCCAACACCAAACTTATGAA gaCAGCACTGGCTGAAACTCGATGGGCAAATCTTTGTCAGAGCATCACTCAGTTTACCTGCTTTATATCAAGTGAATCTTTAAAAGTCAGTGATTTATTGAAATGTACCCACAGTATGGCAAAATTAATATTACTTG GTGGTGCTATAGAAAACCATTTATTAACTCGTGACGGAGTTGTAGCATTCTCTAAATTATCATTAGAAAATGTTCAAAGCCAGTTGGTGGGTTTGCTGGCATCCAACAGTGCCACTGCTTCCAGTCTACTTGATCATCACCAGAGACAGCTTGTAGCAAATCTAAAACAGTTATCAATACAAGACTCTCAAGACTAA